AAAATATAATTGCTATCTTCGGGAATATTAAAATGTTACCAAAAAATTATCTATGGAACTTGATGAAATTGATAAAAAACTGCTGTTGTTTTTGCAGGAAGACTGTAAACAAACTACCAAAGAGCTGTCCGGTAAGCTTGGATTATCAGTGACGGCAATTTATGAGCGGGTAAAAAAACTTGAAAATGCAGGCGTTATTTCAAAGTATGTAGCTTTACTAAACAGGCAGAAGATTAAAAAAGATTTTATTGTGCTGTGCCACGTGAAGCTCACACAGCACAAAAAAGAATTTGTACTTCAGTTTGAAAAAGAGGTAATGAATCTCCAGGAAGTTACCGAATGCTTCCATGTAAGTGGAGATTATGATTACATCCTGAAAATAGGGGTGAAAGACATGGAAGATTACCGTCACTTTATGCTGACGAAGCTGACAACCCTTCAGCATATTGCGAGTACGCACAGTTCATTTATGATTTCCGAGGTGAAAAATACAACGGCAATTGTTTTATAAAATTAAAAGAAGTCCTAAAGGTTCAGATTCTGTACAATATATTATTTTGAGATTGAATTTTCATTGATGAAAACGTCTGCTATTTTCACTATGATTTTTATTGATAGTTTACTTTGGTAATTTTATCGATGAAATAATGAAGTCTTTTAATATCTGCTCTTCCTTTATTTTTATCGTTTAAGAAGCAGGTTGTTACAATTACCATTTTTAAATCAGGAATAACACATATTAACTGTCCTCCATATCCTGTTGCAACAAAAGCCTGATGCCCATTGGTTTTTCGTCGCCACCAGTAATAACCATAGCCATTGGCGTCAGGCATCACATCCCAGGAATCGAGTTTTACATGTTCCGAGGTAGATTCCTGAATCCATTTTTGTGATACAATCTGTTTTCCGCCCGATTTTCCGTTATTTAGAATCATGGAGCCGAATTTCAGCATATCATTAGTTTTCATAAAGAGTTCTGAGCCTGCAATATTTCTATCCATTGAATCAGTGTCCCATCTGATGGTATTTATTTTCAAAGGTCTGAAGAGATTTTCAGTGGCAAACTGCTTCAGATTGGTTTTTATGATTCTTGACAAAGCAGCTCCGAAAACGTGAGTTTCACCACTGTTATAATTAAATACCGTACCCGGGTATTCTTCGAAAGGGAGTTCCAGAACGAATCTTACAGGATCATAGGAAAATGACATATCCATTGATATTTTTGAATTTTCAACCCAGTCAAAGCCACCCTGCATCGTCATCAGATTTTTGAGTGTTAGCGTATTTCGGATAGAATCATGAAGAACTTTTCCTTCGATATTGGAAATATTCTTGAATCTGCTTCTTGAAATATTGTACTCCGGAAGAATTTTTAAAACCGGAGTATTGAGATTGGGAAGTAAATTTTTGTCTTTTGCAATTCCTGCCAGAACGGATACGATACTTTTGGTAACTGATTTTACACTAAAGACTGTTTCTTTGTTCGCTCCATGAAAATATTGTTCATATAAAATCATGTCGTTTTGTGAAACGATGAACGATCCCAGCGAGGGAATACTGTCATTGATTTCTTTGGTGAATTTCTCAGAAAATTCTTTTGGTAATTCTCTGTTGAAGGCAGCCTGTGATTTCAGTTTAGGGCAGAAGATGGCCATCGCTGAAATAGTCAGGACCTGCAGTAATTGCTTGGATTTCATTGTTTAAAAAGGGAGGAATAATGATTAGCTGATAAAAACCAGAGAAGTCAGCTGAAAACAAAACATTAGTTTGTTTTCAGCTAACACACCTGAAGTTTTTCTATTCCTCTAAATTATGAAAAACAATGAAATTTTTAAATAAATCTCAGCAATATTTTTACATTTTTCCTGAGTCGCTTATTATTATACCAATACTCCGTTTTTAGAAGAAATAGGATCCGGAAGATCTTTTTCTCCACCCATTTGAAGAAGGTCAATTTCAATGGCTCTGCATATAGAAAGCATCGGAACATCAAACATAAGACCGCCAAAAGGATTTTCGGAATAATCTCCTACCAGTTCCATGATAATATAGATCCATCCAATGATGATACAGAAAGGAATGGAGGTCCAGATTCCCCAGTCGCCCAGTTTGGCAAACTCATTTACTAATCCGAGAGGAAGGAGCATAATGAAGAGAATATTAAAGACAAATGCGGTGCTGGCAAACTGTCTTGGTGAAGGGAATTTCTTAATTCTCTCGGCCTGTCCCTGAAAGTTGTAGAATTCATTAAGACTGTTTTGAAGCTGAGTCTGATTGAAATCTGTGATCGCATTCATGTTTTTCAGTTCATTAATGTCTTTTGCCTGCTGGGAGATCAGATACGTAGCAAAGTTTTTATAATGACCTTTAAGGTCGTATTCGTCCTCAGAAAGATATTTGTGCAGAAAGATAGGAGCCCTTCCATAATCGGGGAACCCTGCCTTGATCAGCCTGTTTCTTCTGAGATTGATGTTTCCGAATTTACTGTTTTCAGTGCTTATATGTTCCCACTCCGCAGGGATAAGAAGCTGCTCACGGAAAGTGTACAGCCATGCAATATGACGATTGACAATTCTTTTCTTACGGTCTTCCAGATCAAAAATGCCAATTTCTTCATTTTGGGTATCAAAAGCATATATCATTGAAGCAAAAGAACGGCTGGAGTTGACGATTCCGCCCCAGATTTTTCTGGCTTCCCAAAGTCTGTCATACGCCTGGTTGTTTTTAAAACCTACAAGGAATGCCTCGGCAGTACCAATAAGGGCTACAGGAACCCATGGAATTGACATCCAGTGCCAGTTGAAGAAGTAAAAAAGAACCGCAATCAATGTACACCAGATGGATATTAAGATAAGATGTAAACCAGACAGGTTGAGAACCTGTTTATAATTGACGTATTTGGTTGTGATCATAAAAATGAATGTGTTTTTGCGTGTACAGACAAAACAAATACCAAACTATGATCAGGATTTCTTTCTATTGGCTGTCAGGAATTGGCTATTCAGGTTTTCTGTACTTATAATGGATTAAGGTTGAGATTAATAATTGTTAAATAAAAGTAGTGAAAAAAAAGCATAAAAAAACCTCTAAAAATTTTTAGAGGTTTCAATTTATAGAAATTTAATATTTCAGCATTTCTTCGATCTTACTGGAAAGCTTCTCTGCGTTAGGAAGCATTTCTTTTTCCAGTACTAGGTTGATAGGAACTGCCGGGACATCTAGTGATCCCATTGTTTCTACCGGAGCATCCAGATATTTGAAACAGTTTTTGGAAATACGGTGTGCAAAAGCTTCTGCGAAAGAATTATTAAGTTGCTCTTCCGTAAGAACGATACATTTTCCATGTGCTTTCACTCTTTCAAAAACAAGTTCTTCATCAAGAGGGATTAAGGTTCTTAAATCAATCACTTCAACTCTTCCATTAAAGTTTTTAGCGGCTTCTTTAGCCCAGTAAACACCCATTCCGTAAGTAACGATCAATAGTGTTCTTCCTTTTTCAGTCTCATTCTTATCAGCTTCTATGATGATCTTACCTTTTCCAAAAGGAAGTACGTAGTCTTCTGCCGGTTCTATGGTTTTGGCATCTTCAGTGCCGGGAACTTTACTCCAGTATAATCCTTTATGTTCCAGCATAACTACCGGATTGGGATCATAATAAGCTGCTTTCAGCAATCCTTTAAAATCCGCTGCATTACTTGGGTATGCTATTTTAATTCCCTTAATATTGGCTAAAATGCTTTCAACACTACCACTATGATAAGGACCACCGCCTCCATAAGCTCCGATTGGAACACGGATAATGTTGCTCACAGGAAATTTTCCACCGCTTAAATAATTTGATTTTGAAATCTCTGTGATAAGCTGGTTGATTCCCGGATAAATATAATCTGCAAACTGAACTTCAACAATTGGTTTTAATCCTACAGCACTCATTCCGGCCGTAGAACCAATGATATACGCTTCCTGAATGGCAGTATTGAAAACTCTCTTGCTTCCAAATTTTTTTCCCAGTGTAACCGTTTCACGGAAAACACCGCCAATTCTCTCACCTACATCCTGGCCGTACAGAAGAGCTTCAGGATGTTTCCACATCAATTCCTGAATGGCATGGATGGCAGCATCTACCATAACGATTTTTTCACCGCCGGTAGGTTCACGTGTTCCTGCCTCTTCAGTGATCGGGGTAGGAGCAAAAACGTGCTGCATTACTGTTTCCGGTTTAGGATCTTCAGCATTTTTAGCTTTTTCAAAAGCTTCTTCTGCTTCGAGGCGCGCTTTTTTCGTAATTTGTTTTAAAAGATCCTCATCTGTACCTGTTTCCAGTAAGTGTTTTCTTAGGATTTCTCCCGGATCTTTAGCTCTATGTTTAGTTAAATCTTCTTCGTCTCTATAGAATTCTCTTCTTACACCTGAAGTATGATGGCCAATAAGTACTGTTTTTGCACAAACAACCAAAGGCCTTCTTTCTGTTCTTACAAAATCTACCGCCTTTTTCATGGCTTCGAAACTTTCTACGAAGTCAGTTCCATCCACTCTCATTCTGCTTAGCCCTGTAAATCCTGCCACAAAATCGTACGCATCACAGGTT
This genomic window from Chryseobacterium sp. MEBOG06 contains:
- a CDS encoding thiamine pyrophosphate-dependent enzyme gives rise to the protein MENTLHEKVSQDILLKAYNHMMLAKAMADIYEENRNVCKYVHSTSRGHEAIQLATAYQLKKEDWVSPYYRDESILLGIGFEPYQLMLQLLAKADDPFSGGRSYYSHPSSRDENKPKIIHQSSATGMQTIPTTGVAQGIKYIQDFELQNFENNPVVICSLGDNSVTEGEVSEALQFAALHQLPIIFLVQDNEWGISVTKEEARTCDAYDFVAGFTGLSRMRVDGTDFVESFEAMKKAVDFVRTERRPLVVCAKTVLIGHHTSGVRREFYRDEEDLTKHRAKDPGEILRKHLLETGTDEDLLKQITKKARLEAEEAFEKAKNAEDPKPETVMQHVFAPTPITEEAGTREPTGGEKIVMVDAAIHAIQELMWKHPEALLYGQDVGERIGGVFRETVTLGKKFGSKRVFNTAIQEAYIIGSTAGMSAVGLKPIVEVQFADYIYPGINQLITEISKSNYLSGGKFPVSNIIRVPIGAYGGGGPYHSGSVESILANIKGIKIAYPSNAADFKGLLKAAYYDPNPVVMLEHKGLYWSKVPGTEDAKTIEPAEDYVLPFGKGKIIIEADKNETEKGRTLLIVTYGMGVYWAKEAAKNFNGRVEVIDLRTLIPLDEELVFERVKAHGKCIVLTEEQLNNSFAEAFAHRISKNCFKYLDAPVETMGSLDVPAVPINLVLEKEMLPNAEKLSSKIEEMLKY
- a CDS encoding Lrp/AsnC family transcriptional regulator, whose translation is MELDEIDKKLLLFLQEDCKQTTKELSGKLGLSVTAIYERVKKLENAGVISKYVALLNRQKIKKDFIVLCHVKLTQHKKEFVLQFEKEVMNLQEVTECFHVSGDYDYILKIGVKDMEDYRHFMLTKLTTLQHIASTHSSFMISEVKNTTAIVL
- a CDS encoding bestrophin family protein — its product is MITTKYVNYKQVLNLSGLHLILISIWCTLIAVLFYFFNWHWMSIPWVPVALIGTAEAFLVGFKNNQAYDRLWEARKIWGGIVNSSRSFASMIYAFDTQNEEIGIFDLEDRKKRIVNRHIAWLYTFREQLLIPAEWEHISTENSKFGNINLRRNRLIKAGFPDYGRAPIFLHKYLSEDEYDLKGHYKNFATYLISQQAKDINELKNMNAITDFNQTQLQNSLNEFYNFQGQAERIKKFPSPRQFASTAFVFNILFIMLLPLGLVNEFAKLGDWGIWTSIPFCIIIGWIYIIMELVGDYSENPFGGLMFDVPMLSICRAIEIDLLQMGGEKDLPDPISSKNGVLV
- a CDS encoding serine hydrolase domain-containing protein; protein product: MKSKQLLQVLTISAMAIFCPKLKSQAAFNRELPKEFSEKFTKEINDSIPSLGSFIVSQNDMILYEQYFHGANKETVFSVKSVTKSIVSVLAGIAKDKNLLPNLNTPVLKILPEYNISRSRFKNISNIEGKVLHDSIRNTLTLKNLMTMQGGFDWVENSKISMDMSFSYDPVRFVLELPFEEYPGTVFNYNSGETHVFGAALSRIIKTNLKQFATENLFRPLKINTIRWDTDSMDRNIAGSELFMKTNDMLKFGSMILNNGKSGGKQIVSQKWIQESTSEHVKLDSWDVMPDANGYGYYWWRRKTNGHQAFVATGYGGQLICVIPDLKMVIVTTCFLNDKNKGRADIKRLHYFIDKITKVNYQ